aaaaaaatatcaaaataatacattttaaaaatataaaagatcacaagtaaacttttaaaacttaatgtatcaaaataaaataactataaaacaTAATACaccaaaaatcatttttagacaataattaattaactcctcagctaattaatatattatcttcTTCATTCAACATTCGAAAATATCAATAAGCATTTTGTATGGTAAAAGTTAGAgaaatcatttaataaataattaaaaattattcatttaaaaataataattaaaatttatacataatatattaaatagtcTCAATTGATTcagatattattttaaattatataatgcattaaataatatattaaattacttaggactttttaatgtattttatatttaattatttattaaatgatttttttaaattttagtatataaaaatattattaatattgtaaTAAATTTAATGCAAAAGATAAATGTTAGAAAAAGAGTGTCTTTCTAGTCTTTATACTTCCAGCCATGATTAAGGTTCCTATATCATGAAGTTagtcttcaaattttaaaaagcaCGTGGATTTAGTCAATTCTCTAAgaacttattatattttttcaaaatttacaggaattatatttatgtatatcCTTTAAAGTTTGAAGACTAAATTCTGAAAATCGTTTGATTGAAAATATATGAACTGTAaacgtattttttttattttatataagtaaaatttacaacaaataaatacttttaagtgtataaattatattacaattaaaatttatagttgataaatattttttaacatgcaaattatattttagattacagataaataatttttattatgatatacaattatttttagttactgataatttattttaagaaaatatttaaattcaatttaaaaataaagatgaaaaagatagattgaatgaaaaaagattaagaaaaatctttaaaaatattattgataaataaaaattctgaaaagtattatcattaaataatacttattaaaaatataaataaagtggAATTTATCAACCAACTCTTGATACAACAATCACAATTTTTATCTGTTAATGAAATGATTCAGGATTTAAATTTTGACGATAGAATACTCATCTTTTTTGGGCACTCATAATTTCGGCAAAGATGAGTGAATACTTTTTGGAGAATTGATTTAGACCAATTGTCACGGTGATAAAagaggaattttataattaattatgtataatgatttatttaatgggAGTGGTTTGGTGAAAGGGCATTTGTGGAAAAAGACTTAATTGGTATAGACACCCACTATACGGTAACGTACACTGGGGAACAGCCCACGCATACGCTCCTTGGCGGCATTTCGCGTCAACTGTGGTTTTggattttcttctctctctttctttcgcTTCCGTTGTTTTTTCTACCAACAAAAGGATCGAAAGCTCTGCATTCGGGAGCGTTTTCTCGTTCTCTTGCACCCTCACTTTCAGTTTCAGCTGCTTCTtttctttcatcatttttttctgcTTCATTGTTCAAGGGCTGAAAATAGTTCGCGCTAGATTTTTAGGTCAGTGCGTTTCCGAAATCCCGCGCTTCGTTTTAGATCCGCTAGCTCCTTTGTTCACATTTCGAGTCCTGCATTTATCGGAATTCTTTTGGTTGGTGAATCTGTTGCATTTGTTGTTTATGGAGTTTTAGACGATTGATGTTCATTCATATTATATTAGATTGCGCATGAGTTTGGTGGTGCTGTACCtcggatattttttttttctttttgaccaaaaaaaattgtttgcttCTTAATTCATTCGTTTTTTCTTGATTGTTTTGATAGTTTCAGTCGTCTGTCTATGTTTCTGTTACTAGGTTATTGCGATGCATTGAGGAAGATGATTGTGTTGTATTATGTTTATGATTGGATTTTGGAAAACTTTCGTTATACTAGTTTGGATTTTACAGTCTTTGAATTAGTGcagagaattttattttatgcagaCATGGAAAGGGGGAGAGGatgccttttttttattatttatcaactCATTGCTAATTGTATATTGCATCTGTTTCATCTCATAGTGTTTGGATTTTTTGCTATGTTGGGTTTAGATTCCACTTAATTTCTGAAGGAATTTGCTGTGCAGGCTTTTGAGTCCTATTATGGCAACTGATGCTCTTGTGATTTCCAATGGCAATGGCAATGGCAATGCCAAGTCAGAGCTGCATCCGCAGAGGACTTACCAAGTAGTAGTGGTTGCAACCAGAGATATGGGCATTTCTAAGGATGCAAAACTGCCCTGGACATTACCCACTGAACTCAAATTTTTTGAGGAGATCACTACAACAACATCTGATCCGGGGAAGAAGAATGCCGTTGTGATGGGTAGGAAAACATGGGAGAGCATCCCTCCTGAGAACAGGCCACTTCCTGGTCGCCTTAATGTTGTTCTGACTCGCTCGGGTAGCTTTGATATTGCAACAGCAGAGAATGTTCTTATATGTGGAAGTATGGCTTCTGCTATGGAGCTGTTGGCTTCTTCTCCTTACTGCCTATCAATTGAGAAAGTATTTCTCACAGGAGGTGGAGAGATATTTaggtatatttatatttttgtaaccttccttcttttttctctctgctTCTCTCCTTTTGTAATCATATTAAGCTCTTTCACTGTTGTAGCTGATGACAATTTTCATGTACAGAGAGGCTCTTAATGCACCTGGATGTGAAGCTGCCCATATTACAGAAATTGAGGCAAGCATTGAGTGTGACACTTTTATGCCTCGAGTTGATACCAATGTATTTCAGACATGGTATTCATCTTTCCCTTTGGTGGAAGACAACCTCCGCTATTCTTTCACCACTTATGCGCGTGTAAGGAGTTCTCCACCAGAGTCCCTGGATCAGAATGCTgatccatttttttataataattcagaCTCTTTCAAATTTGAGGTcaagaaattttcttttcttcccaaAATGGTTTATGAGAGACATGAGGAGTTTAAGTATCTTAGGTTGGTTCAAGAAATCATTTCTGAAGGCACAACTAAGGATGATAGGACAGGGACTGGTACCTTGTCGAAATTTGGCTGCCAGGTAATATTTTGATTGGTCTGTTGATGAGTTGCTATGATTTATATGCTTATTTCGTCCTCTATAATTCCACAGATGAGGTTTAATCTGCGCAGAAACTTTCCTCTTCTAACAACAAAGGTATGTatgaattttggttttgggttcATATATACTACTGCATAGTAATTTCTTATTTGTGTGCTACTTATCTGATGcaattgttgtttgtgtttattgcttGAAAGTTTATTGGAGAAGACTGAAGAATATCTGTTGTACATCTTGATATAAAAGTTGAcatgatttattcatttggttCCTAGAAAGTATTTTGGCGAGGGGTAGTTGAAGAGCTTCTTTGGTTTATCAGTGGCTCAACAAGTGCCAAGGTAATAATCTATTACCAATCTTTCCCACACACAGGCATGCACACATGACTTTTTCTAGTTAGGTTACAATTCACAAACTAGCTAGCATGAGCTAAATATCAGTGAACTTTAGGATGGTGcacttgatattttttatagctGGGGGTAGAATATGGGTAGTAGATATATGGAAAGCTTTGGAGTCTCCAACTGAACTCACTATcccaatattattttgttttcaaatttttaatcaaCTTATAAATTGTTGATCAAAACTATATAATATGATTGGATTCTTATTAATCTATGCACAAGTGAATAAAATATTAGTACCTTGTATgctcaatgttttcttagttaaGAACGTAAAGATACAAAAGAAACAATATATGTGCCATATGCTTCACAAGATCAAAAAGAGTTTGTTGAAGTATGAGTTTTTTAGTGAAATAATAAAAGGCCAGGCTTAAGAAGCTCTGAACTCATATCTGTTACTGGATTCACGAATTTATAGGCTGGGATGATTACATAAGTTGACTCTAATTTTGATATTAGATCCCGACGATCCTTTTGGATGTTCATATAATTGACTTAttgtatatactatttttttaaaaaaaattatttgcaatTGGTATAAAATATCAGTATAAAACAGTTTCATGATGGCATGGTTAGCACCTGTTGCATTATTTATACTCTAAAAAATGCCTCTGGAccaaaattcaattcaattactGCATTGCATGAAGTGGTTGTTATTGATTCACAAGAAGGCCTCTTACTGGTTCATTAGATATGACTACAATGATTTTTATTCTGGAAGCATGTTATATTGACAGGCGCTGCAGGAAAAAGGCATTCATATATGGGATGGCAATGCATCCAGGGAGTACCTTGATAGGCAAGCATAACCATCTACTAATTTTTGAATtgctaattttttcttttctatgcaGTTATTAACCGGAGTTGCTATTTATATACAGCATTGGTTTGACAGAAAGGGAGAAGGGTGACTTAGGACCTGTTTATGGGTTTCAGTGGAGGCACTTTGGAGCCAAGTAAGTGGATGTGCCTTTATCTTTGTAAGTCATTAGGCTGCATTTCGTAGGATTGCTCAGCTCtgtatttctcatctacatttTACAGGTATACTGACATGCATGCTGACTACTCTGGCCAAGGATTTGATCAGCTTTTAGATGTTATTAACAAGATAAAGCATAATCCCAATGATCGAAGGATCATTCTCTCAGCGTGGAATCCATCTGATCTTAAATTGATGGCACTTCCACCCTGCCACATGTTTGCACAGGTCCGCAGCTATATTTGGGTTTCTCTTTGGAAgagctctctctctttttctctcatgaaGTTTTGTCAACttccttttattgttttttcccTGCAGTTCTATGTAGCTAATGGGGAGCTATCATGTCAAATGTATCAGCGATCTGCCGACATGGGCCTGGGTGTCCCATTTAATATTGCATCTTATGCACTCCTGACATGCATGATCGCTCATGTTTGTGGTATGCAAATTATGCCAGCTTTGCTAGACTTAAATTTGTACTCAGACGCACATACCATCTTAAATCCGACTTTCATGGGTTCAATAGAGATTTCTCATTGTTTGATTGTAGAGAAATACAGCTTTTATATAAAAGGAAAATTGACATTAGATATCGGACTGATCAATCCATCTGTCATATCCTGTTTTTGTCAGACCTTGTTCCAGGTGATTTTATCCATGTTATTGGGGATGCACATGTTTACCGCAATCATGTGAGACCCTTGCAGGAACAGCTCCAGAACCAACCAAAACCTTTTCCAGTATGTGTAAATGTTTAAGGATTTCGTTTGCTTTAATTTAGATGCTCACAAATATTTACCATTATGCATTCGTATAAATTGCCTTTTCCTTGTTGATTACCTAAACTTCTATTCAGATTTTGAAGATAAACCCAAAGAAGAAAGATATAGATTCTTTTGTGGCAGCTGATTTCAAGCTCATAGGATATGATCCTCACCAGAAGATAGAAATGAAGATGGCTGTTTAGGGATCTTGTGAGATTCTCAATCCCTGCTTCAGGCCGTTATGCTTTCTGATGTGAGGCAAgtaatacatatttatttttccatgattttatttatgtaaaggAGATTTGTATTATCTGGTTGAGACTTGTCACCTGGGCAGTATGGCAAAcccaaaaataggattttaggATTCATTTTGAACTAGTTTTGACTTGATTTTCTGAATTTAAGGGCACACACTTAAAATACGTTATTAATTTCTCTGCTTTTTAGCAAAATTTATGTGGAGAATACACAGGTAGTACACCGTACATTTTTTTGAATATGTCTAGGcacttgtttttgtgtttccATATTTTGCTCATCATACTGAAACATGGCATTGCCATTTTTTCAGGCGCAATCATAGGacgtatatgataaatttatggaCAAATAAAAGAATACTTGCTGGACATACTTCAAGCTTTGCATATGTTACTATAGTATTGGGAATCCTTTAGGTCCACATCACATGTATCGTGGCTCTAAGGTGATTTAggttaatttcattttcatttattttcgaTGTAGACGTTCTGGTATATTATTGAGGGATCAGCGACTTGACGCTTTAAGATTAGAGATGTCTTATTTTGTGTTTGGCAATTTTAATTTGAGAGAAAGGAGGGACAGCCTAGATTCACTATTCGAATGTTGCATTGCTACATCCTTTTTTCTGGCTATGTTTCATCGTTTTACAAACTGTTcgttgtttcttattttttggtgCTTCTGTACATATTGTCCTTTGCCAATTTTCGGTTCTGATTTGAAGAGATCAGCGCGAAAACGAGGAAGGGATGGATGGATTAAAACAATACATATTATGTATCTAAACTCAAAGTGCTCAAAAGAACATTAGttgaattttactatttttcccCCCTCTAAATTATCCATGGATATCTGGGTTCGGTTgcactttttcttttgtaaatattagagtCTCCACAGTCCACCAGGATTTTCGTTTATAAAAATGATAGTTTTTGTTGAGTTTACATTTTAtgataatacattaaaaataaaggaaatggTAGACTTTCTCAATGGATTTTTTAATGCACTAATAGTTTAGCTTCGGCAaagtacataataaatttttattttatataattaaaatttgtaaaataaatatttttttaatatataaattgtattttagatttacaataaataatttataatgtaatacaaagatgtttttaattattgataacttttcaaaaaataaaatttaatttagaaaaaagatgaaaaaatagattaaaaatgataagagattaaaaaaataaatattcagcTGGAAATAAAAGAAGAGTGGTTTGAAAtaatccaaaattaattttttgaattagttgttaaatcaaattaattttgaaattaaaattaagaatgatagatctgATTAAAAAACTTAGTAAGATTGAATGCTTCCTTTTTCTTGCAAGTTGTTTTTGTTATTGAAtcaatctctttatttttaatcgTTTTCGATATTTCTTCACCTTGAAAAAGTAATCACTACCGATTGATTCCAGGGTACCCTTGATATTGATGTTACTGAGATTAGTAGTGAAAAGCACATTTCTTGTCAtctttatgttttctttatttgtcCTTTTATTTAAAGTGCAGCGtcataaaatattaacattaacaattacttccatttatttttatctattattttgaaagaatttttatattttatttattgttttaaaagtcTAATTAGATAAcataaatttacattttcataATTATGCATTTACCTTTTCACTcatgaaagagaaagaaaaataacgTAAAAAATGTTAAGAGTAATAAATAACACATATTGAAgatgaattaagaaaaaataagaaaattcttaatagaaataagaatattaattgtatTTCTTATTTCACATATTGTAATcttaaattacaaataaaaaggaacaaagagagaaaaaaattgaagtgatttttatttttctcggtagagtttttttatttcatacatGTGAGCACGGATCAAAATGTATCTCTCAGTTGTGTCAaacttaaaagatttttttttaattaactagaaaacttcatgttttttttacaatctTACTTGCTTAGCTCTATAAGtattattttagaaaagtaTTATTATTACGTTAAGTTTGAGGGTGGATATTTACCAAAGGACAATGGTTGTTGTTGATGTTTTATGGAGTGCATCCATTTTGTATGTCATTTTCTTTACTTACTTTTTGGTACCATAACTTTATTCTTTCTTATGACCTGAATATATTGTTTATCTGATGAGTCAGTCGGCCAAAAAACTATTCTATCTTTAGTGATGTGAGTTAAATACattgtataattaatatatttaatttattactgatgtgatttgtatgatttatttaatttaatgaccCGGAAAAGAAACTATTCTTTCTTAGTTGATATTCACTTATCTTTGgataagaaatttcaaaattttaataaatttaaaatgtctagaatttgaattaatttatttttaatttctttcattttttaaatgttttatttagataaatcaatttaaattttttttaaattctttgtttggatagggcaatttaatttccttcatatgtaaaattttaattttatattttaaataaatgaaattttaatattaaattttatagaaaataaacacaatctaattttgaaatattaattaaaaaatattttcaatttttaataatttataaatataaaatattgataattttaactagggtTAATTTGTTTGACCACAATCAGTGATGTTTTTAAACCCACAtcaaccaaagctatttttcggtcgacattaaataggattttttttgtcaaagtatgcCGGGAATATTTGTCAACTGACATCAGTCAGGACTATTTTTTGGCTAATGttggttgagtctattttttagccaatgttggctagattttttttactaacatcGACTAGGGTTTTTTTGACTGACATCGGCTAGGGTCTTTTCGAACGACATTGACCTAGGCTATTTTTAGTCAACGTCGGCCTAAAAAATTCTAGCAAgcgttgacaaaaaaatctaccCAATATCGACTAAAAAATAGTTTGGTCGATGCCGACCGATAGAACCTAtccaatgtcggccgaaaaacatcattggtcaacatTGGCCAAAAAATCCCTAGTcgaagttggctaaaaaatagctctaACCGATGTCGACTGAAAAAACTCTAGTGGATGTCGACGGTAAGAAACTAGTTGAtgttgactaaaaatagtcatgcCCAATGTTAGTAAAAAATACCTAGTTGGTGTTAACAGAAAAAATCATAGTTAATGTCGACCAAAAAATCTAGCTAATATGGTTAAGAAATAGTTTTGACTGATGTTAGCCAAAAAATCCTAGTCGATATTagcaaaaaaatcctaaccaacgtcggctaagaaaatctagttgacatcaGCCAAGACACCCTAGCTAACATCAGCTAAAAAATAACCTTAACCGATATTGACTAAAAATAACTTAGGCTGATGTTGGCTGGAAAAACCTAGCTGAGGTCAACTGAAAAACCCTAACAGATGTTTACTCAAAAGTTAGTCACGATCGATGTCAgtagaaaaaatctagccaatgttagcaaaaaaaatcattggtcaatatcaactgaaaaaacctggatgacaacggcaaaaaaaaatccttaaccGACATTAGCAAAAATTTTCCATGAGTGACGTCagtgagaaaataaccctaaccaatATCATCTAAAACAAATCTTAATCAATATCggcaaaaaaatagttttggttgacatcatataaaaaaattctgacCGGAAAAACTTCGATCAacgtcagtgaaaaacaacttatgtcGATATCGGCCGTAAAAACTTTGATTACCTGTGAGTGTTGAGCGAAAAAGAGTCAAGAGCAAGAACGTGAGTTAGAGTGAGCATCtccgaaaaaagaatttcaaattctatattttttgaaagaatttgaaatcacactattttagtcaatcaaaatgattcataaaaataccagAAATTCAATTCCTTTCAAATATTCTatccaaacaaattattttatcatgaatcattttaaattcctagaaaaaattaattcacttGCTAAAttgctccatccaaacacagcGTTAGCTATGTTTTAGGATTTTCTCTTATACAATGTCTTCTAACACTCCAAGTTGTCTCCGTGCtggaaaaatatgttttgattcATATGGTTGAAAATTAGGGATAGGCGCACACAGAGAGAGATCAGACAGAAGATTCAATCCTTAGAATACTGTGTTCATGGTCACACTCATATAGTTATTGCTTTTAATCCTTTTTCATTCTGTTtttttatacaagttttgggTTTCGTAATCATCCTTCATTTTCAAAACTCTCTGCGGACTCAAAGCATTCAATGGTGAGAGCTGCTTTGTTCTTTTCATGGTTTCGTCCCTTCTCTATAAGGAGCTCCATCAAGCTTTCTAATGCAATTTCCGggtcttcattcttcaaaaaCTGCTCCCCCACCTCCGCAGGAGTCACATTGGTCGTCTTCAGCAATGTCTCAACTTCAACAAAAAGTGGGTGCTCTGTGATCCCAAGGTAATTAAAAGCCAGCATTTTGAACCCACATGGGGTGCAGTAAGTCATGTCGATATGCACATCCATACGGCCAGGGCGCAACAGAGCAGGGTCCAATTTGTTCTTGTGATTGGTCGTGAACACTATGATCCTCTCATCCCCACAACTAGACCACAACCCATCTATGAAATTCAGGAACCCCGATAACGTCAcctgcaagaaagaaaaagtaaacaAGCAAAATTACAACATGACAGaaaacatacacacacacacagattaATAGATTATCACACCCACCACATCAGAATAATATAGTGAAAATTCAGTTGCAAGTTGCTTCAGTATTTAATTTTGTCTCAATAGTTTATACTGACACTCTCTCTAATTTTAACTGAAGAAAGTACCAAAAGcatgtaataaaatatatcagtTTTGTCTACATAGTACTGTATAACAACAATATTAGCTACAATACCAAAGCTTTTGAGTATCATAGACCACAATTCAAAAAAGAGTAAACTAGTAATGTTTCAGTTCCTGAAAGTGTATTATGATGTTGTCAAAATAGTCCATGaaactaaatcaattttaaacaagAAGTTTCTTTAATTCCAGGGATTAATATGATAGtttcagaaaaaaaaggtgGTTTAATCTTCCAAACCTTGTATAGTGAGCTGATTTAGTGATTTGATACCTGGGGTTTTGGATTGTCATGTGGGTGGAAAGGCCATGGTGTGATAGCAACTGGTTGCGATGATTTGGGTTTCGCAAGCCTATCCTGCAATGTAAGGGAACAATCAATATCCTCAACAACAAGAATAGAGCGATTCCCGGTGCCAATCAACAGCTTCCTGAGGTCAGTGTTTCTCCTAACATCAGTAAGTTCCAAGT
Above is a window of Glycine soja cultivar W05 chromosome 12, ASM419377v2, whole genome shotgun sequence DNA encoding:
- the LOC114379844 gene encoding bifunctional dihydrofolate reductase-thymidylate synthase-like; amino-acid sequence: MATDALVISNGNGNGNAKSELHPQRTYQVVVVATRDMGISKDAKLPWTLPTELKFFEEITTTTSDPGKKNAVVMGRKTWESIPPENRPLPGRLNVVLTRSGSFDIATAENVLICGSMASAMELLASSPYCLSIEKVFLTGGGEIFREALNAPGCEAAHITEIEASIECDTFMPRVDTNVFQTWYSSFPLVEDNLRYSFTTYARVRSSPPESLDQNADPFFYNNSDSFKFEVKKFSFLPKMVYERHEEFKYLRLVQEIISEGTTKDDRTGTGTLSKFGCQMRFNLRRNFPLLTTKKVFWRGVVEELLWFISGSTSAKALQEKGIHIWDGNASREYLDSIGLTEREKGDLGPVYGFQWRHFGAKYTDMHADYSGQGFDQLLDVINKIKHNPNDRRIILSAWNPSDLKLMALPPCHMFAQFYVANGELSCQMYQRSADMGLGVPFNIASYALLTCMIAHVCDLVPGDFIHVIGDAHVYRNHVRPLQEQLQNQPKPFPILKINPKKKDIDSFVAADFKLIGYDPHQKIEMKMAV